From Halichoerus grypus chromosome 6, mHalGry1.hap1.1, whole genome shotgun sequence, one genomic window encodes:
- the CDIP1 gene encoding cell death-inducing p53-target protein 1 isoform X1, with product MTPPLALTPCSKAYPPPPDRRATASCGGVRSCSCGRRGCRGDGPEAAKMSNEPPPPYPGGPTAPLLEEKSGAPPTPGRTSPAVMQPPPGMSMPPADIGPPPYEPPGHPMPQPGFIPPHVNADGTYMPPGFYPPPGPHPPMGYYPPGPYPPGPYSGPGGHTATVLVPSGAATTVTVLQGEIFEGAPVQTVCPHCQQAITTKISYEIGLMNFVLGFFCCFMGCDLGCCLIPCLINDFKDVTHTCPSCKAYIYTYKRLC from the exons ATGACTCCGCCCCTCGCCCTGACGCCCTGCTCCAAAGCCTACCCGCCTCCTCCTGACAGACGCGCGACCGCGAGCTGCGGAGGTGTGCGTTCCTGCAGCTGCGGCCGCCGCGGGTGCCGCGGGGACG GTCCAGAAGCAGCAAAGATGTCCAACGAGCCACCCCCTCCTTATCCTGGAGGTCCCACAGCCCCCCTTCTGGAGGAGAAGAGTGGAGCCCCACCTACCCCAG GCCGTACCTCCCCAGCTGTGATGCAGCCCCCTCCGGGCATGTCGATGCCCCCTGCAGACATTGGTCCCCCACCCTATGAGCCACCAGGTCACCCAATGCCTCAGCCTGGCTTCATCCCCCCGCATGTGAATGCAGATGGCACCTACATGCCTCCAG GTTTCTaccctcctccaggcccccacccacccatggGCTACTATCCACCAGGGCCTTACCCTCCAGGGCCCTATTCTGGCCCTGGGGGCCACACTGCCACAGTCCTAGTTCCTTCAGGGGCTGCCACCACAGTGACAGTACTGCAGGGAGAGATCTTCGAGGGCGCCCCTGTACAGACAGTGTGTCCCCACTGCCAGCAGGCCATCACCACCAAGATCTCCTATGAGATTGGCCTGATGAACTTCGTGCTGGGCTTCTTCTGCTGCTTCATGGG GTGTGATCTGGGCTGCTGCTTGATCCCCTGCCTCATCAACGACTTCAAGGATGTGACGCACACATGCCCCAGCTGCAAAGCCTACATCTACACGTACAAGCGCCTGTGCTAA
- the CDIP1 gene encoding cell death-inducing p53-target protein 1 isoform X2 — MSNEPPPPYPGGPTAPLLEEKSGAPPTPGRTSPAVMQPPPGMSMPPADIGPPPYEPPGHPMPQPGFIPPHVNADGTYMPPGFYPPPGPHPPMGYYPPGPYPPGPYSGPGGHTATVLVPSGAATTVTVLQGEIFEGAPVQTVCPHCQQAITTKISYEIGLMNFVLGFFCCFMGCDLGCCLIPCLINDFKDVTHTCPSCKAYIYTYKRLC; from the exons ATGTCCAACGAGCCACCCCCTCCTTATCCTGGAGGTCCCACAGCCCCCCTTCTGGAGGAGAAGAGTGGAGCCCCACCTACCCCAG GCCGTACCTCCCCAGCTGTGATGCAGCCCCCTCCGGGCATGTCGATGCCCCCTGCAGACATTGGTCCCCCACCCTATGAGCCACCAGGTCACCCAATGCCTCAGCCTGGCTTCATCCCCCCGCATGTGAATGCAGATGGCACCTACATGCCTCCAG GTTTCTaccctcctccaggcccccacccacccatggGCTACTATCCACCAGGGCCTTACCCTCCAGGGCCCTATTCTGGCCCTGGGGGCCACACTGCCACAGTCCTAGTTCCTTCAGGGGCTGCCACCACAGTGACAGTACTGCAGGGAGAGATCTTCGAGGGCGCCCCTGTACAGACAGTGTGTCCCCACTGCCAGCAGGCCATCACCACCAAGATCTCCTATGAGATTGGCCTGATGAACTTCGTGCTGGGCTTCTTCTGCTGCTTCATGGG GTGTGATCTGGGCTGCTGCTTGATCCCCTGCCTCATCAACGACTTCAAGGATGTGACGCACACATGCCCCAGCTGCAAAGCCTACATCTACACGTACAAGCGCCTGTGCTAA